Part of the Ctenopharyngodon idella isolate HZGC_01 chromosome 8, HZGC01, whole genome shotgun sequence genome, tgaaagcatggattgATCCTGCTTTGTATCAATGGTTCCGGCTGGTGgaggtgtaatggtgtgggggattttcttggcacactttgggcccttTAGTACCAATTTGAGCATCGTTTAAACCTAAGTTTCGTTGCTAAGTATTGTTGCTAACCATgcccatccctttatgaccacagtgtactcatcttctgatggctacttccagcagaaTAACctgccatgtcacaaagctcaaatcatctcaaactggtttcttgaacatgaaaATGAGTTCCCTATAACTCAAATAGACCTCCACAgacaccagatctcaatccaacagagcacctttgggatgtggtggaacaggagattcacatcatggatgtgcagccgacaaatctgcagcaactgtgtgatgctatcatgtcaatatggaccaaaatctctgaggaatgtttccagcaccttgtactagtaaggtgtacctaataaagtggccattacagtatttcataaaatgttctaaattaatttgatacattaattaaaaaaaacaacactccTTCATAACCTTCATTGTGATATCTACAATGCAGTATGAGCATTAAGGACGAACCTGTATCCTGTCGGAGTAGTTGTCCAGCAGTAATACCCCTGAACTGGTCACCTTTTTGGTTTCCACCATGGTTTTCAGATCCGCCAACAAATTCATGTGCTTAGACATGTCTGTGGccaaaacctgaaaaaaaaaaaaaaaaaagaaaaaaaaaaaaaaaggatggtCATCAATTATGGCTGGAGAGAAAAAATGGGTAATTTACACctattttcactgtaaaattaaattttagttcCATTTTACAAGTATCAGTGCAATTAAGCTGCAAAAACAGTCCAGTGTGATAAATGACAGCTAACTTATCATGATACATCATGACTCACAATGTCAATGACCATCTTGCGGAGTGACTGTCTCTGTTTCTTGTTCAGGTTCTGGAAGATGTCACAGTTCTCTTCCTGCAGCAGTTTAAAACCTACAGCCAGGTGATGATTCTCCAACACAGACGAATCATTATACATGAGGGCCAGCTCAGAGtctgagagaaaagagagagagtgaggacgagagaggaaaaaaaaaaagaggaggcACGATTAATTTTATACTGTACTAACTGTTTTTCATCAGCTCTTTCATTTGTATTTCATTTGTGGACTGTCTATGAGTAGTAACATAAATTTTCAGTTTCACACAAAGCTACTGTGTGGTTTCAGAAATGTATGACTTATGAAGTCCTATGAATCATTTTCATGATACTTTCTTTTTTgccctttttggagcttgacctTTCAGAACAGCATTAAGGTTGATCAAAATATCTCATTTAGTATTCCACgaataaaaacagcaacatgAAGGTATGGAACAACCTACATCCCTCTTCTTGTTTTCAAGTTCCTGTTGAGCTTGTGACAAGCACTACTGGCCCCTCCATTAGTCATTGAGGGGATTTTACCAGCTGTGTGGGTGGGACACGTGAGCTTTGTAAATCACAGACACATGTAGCCCACCTAACACATGCATCGATAGCATGTGAAAATCGTCCGATTGACCGTGTGCCGCACGTGACAACAGCTTAAACACATATTGATTCGTCTTTGAACGGGTCCACTACTTTGAACGATGTGATTAAGCTAAAAGTGGTTCTGACAGCTGTGAAAAACATCGCACAAACATGAATTGTAGGAAGAGCCTTTTAGAAGCAACGTGATGTTCCTTTTTTTTGGATACAaacaaatttttatatttttgaaagaggtctcttatgctcatcaaggctgcatttatttgattagaaatacagtaaaaacagtaacattgtgaaatattttaaaataaaatgatctgtgatggcaaagctgaattttcagcagccattattccagccttcagtgtcacatgatccttgagaaattattctaatatgctgatttggtgctcaattattatactcaattattaataatagttattgttatttaacttttttttttttgatgaatagaatagttcaaaagaacagcatttatttgaaattgaaaatttttgtaacattataaatgtttttaatgttgcttttgattaatttaatgcatcctagctgaataaaagtattcatttcataTGGATATTTCAACATcgacaataataagaaatctttcatgtgacactgaagcctggagtaatggctgctgaaaattcatctttgccatcacagaataaactacattttaaaatatatttaaacagtaaacagtttctttaaactgtaatatttcttcacaatattactgtttttactgttgatcaatgtgagcataagaaatttcttttaaaaacattaaaaaatctaaatgatcccaaacttttgattggtaGACTCTGCCCAGTCCACTTAGACCATGTAtggcaacttttcattttaaagtataacAGCGTTCATTTACTGTATCGTCTTAATGCtacagcagcaaaaaaaaaaagctcatgtTGGTAGAGAGGTGGAGACTTACTAGTGTTAATGAGGAACTGGTTGGAGACGCCAGGATGATCGACATCATGTATCGCACTGGCAAATATGGCAGCAAGAATTTCAAGGTCTGTAAACACAGCCTGAAAacaacagacacagacagatttTCTAAAATATCACATCATTATCCACTTTCTTTAATACCCAACAATCAGAAGAAATGGCATTCTCGCAGCACTGCATACTGGGACAGCCGTATCGTACCTCAAGGGCAGGGGTTGATAGCAGGACGTGAGTGGACTGTGTGACATCAGCAGCGTGGATGTTGTTGTGATAGGCAACGTCAGCATGGTAATGGTCCTCTAAAGTCATCAAATAGGTGATAAACGTGTCGAGGggaattttaaatgtctttaacaAGTCCCTCTCCTACAGTGGAAAGACGACCCACATGGTTTATCCTTGTTAGCAGCAGCAAAAAAAGACACTGAAGCAAACATGAGCTTGAGTGAGACAATATTGTAAAAAAGTACCTGGAATATTGTGTGCATCATAACCGTTAAAGGTCTGTTCCCAGAAAATTCTGACACTTTGAAGACATTAAGGCCCCATTTATTTACATCTTCAAGCTCCTGAAATGACAAAGTGAAACACATGCTGTTAGATGTCCAATATTGCAGTTTTCCATAAATTTTTCAAATTATTCATAGTCTTTtaattatatacactaccattcaaaagtttttaatatttttgaaagaagtctcttatgctcacgaagactgcatttatttgataaaaaatgcagtaaaaacagtaatattgtgaaatattattgcaatttaaaataaataagatttccattttattatatattaaaatataatttattactgtgatggcaatgttaaataatatgctgatttggtgctcaagtaacattattttcttattattatcttatttcttatattattatcaatgttgaaaacagttgtgctgcttaattttgtgtaaatcatgagactttttttttcatgattctttgatgtatacaaaatacagcatttattcatttatttgaaatataatttttttgtaacattataaatgcctttactgtcacttttggtcaatttaattcAAACATTAGAATTGTAGTGcatatttctttttaataataataatttaatattattatgttaatataatattatttaaatctaataattttaattaattatatatatatatatatatatatatatatatatatatatatatatataaaggctttacTTACCTTGGCCAGCTCATCTTCTGTTTCAGTTTTGACCCCAAACCGGGGGATGTTACAGTTGGTAAGGCTGGAACTGTGCGTTAGTTTTTTTACGCCGCTAATCTGGGACATCGGccttttcttcttctccttGTCTTTTTGGGACTGGGGTGATGGCATTTCCACCTCGTGTTGCTTGTCTACAGAAACACAGAAAGTGCTCAGAGAAGGTTCTAGAAATCAGAGGCGCTCATGGGTAAAAGCACAGCATGTGTCATTACAGCCACTGATTTGTAGTTTTGTAAATGAATGGTGAGCTATGGTCATTTAATGGTCTTACTTGTGGTGTGATTACTCAGCTACACGGCCGTCAGGCTACAGAGCTGCTGTTGGCCTGCTTTTTTTGCTCATAATCAGCACTTCGTTTGTCCTAGTTCTCTGAGTTACCCCAAAAAATTCACATAGCTGCTCTCCTCCAGTCAAAACGCTATTCCTCTTTAACTCCattgtgcaatgcaatgcatgTTCCCACATTACATACATTCAGTGTAAAACCATAATGTTAACATccatatttgatttttattgttttttgtggGACACTCACCTAAGAATGTACTGGAGATGAACTCAGATACCTGGTTACCAGATCGGCTCATCTCTGAGAGGTGAGTCAGTTCTCTGTTCAACATCCTCTTGAACTGTTGAGAGATAAACAAACAacgagaatgttttttttttctttaaatttagACCAATTTTATGCgaaagacaagaaaaaaaaaaaatgaaaaattggacaaaaaaatatttcattcaaaGTAAAAATGTCTCGTGTGGATGTGTTGTGTAATATTTGTGCTATTGTTGTGCTAACAACCCTTCTGAAATTAATTGCTGAACAAAACACCATtttacctctttttttttttttttttttttatgatcatTTAATGGATTTTTACTTGTCAGCTGTGTCACTATCAGTTGGCAGATATGCCACGATTTCAAGGCTGAGTCCTCCAAACAACCCAAAACATATGAATCCTCTCACATGGTTAAGAATGTCAGGTCAAAACGACCTGCTGGGTCACACCAGATCAACGTCACATTTCTAACAAGATTTGCAAGAACAAACTGGAGATGAAAACTGAGATAAACCCAAACAACTAAAAAAGCCCAGAGACAGCACATGTTGTGCTGGTGCTTTTTATAGTAGTTTGGGCTTAAATAGCCTAGATGAAAATGGGAAAGCAAAAACTAACAATGAGGTAAAGAATATACAAAAATGCCATTAATTAACAAAGCAATTCATctaaatacctgtctgtcataATCTATGTTCTTTATGCAGCCATTTTTCTTTGTGCAACCACATACTGAACGCCAATAATAAACAATAGAAGCCTGTCCAACCCCATTCCATTAAAAGAATACAGCATTTCATGATTAATTAACTCACCTTTATGTACCCCCAAGAAACTGACAGCAAATAATTTGCCTCAGGCATTTTGAACGAGTAAGTCCAGATAGCAGATGAGATTAGAAAACACTGGCTGATAGGGAAGATAAACACAAACTGCTCAGCACAGACGGTCTCAAAGctccatttatttttaatccacCTGAACTAACATTACAATACTATGCTAAACCCCATCCGAAAAGTCCAGAAATTCCAGGGCATTCCTCACGACGGCTGACTCCATTGTTAAGAAACCTGGCAAGATTCCATCTACGACAAAGGAGGGCGTGAAGAAGCCATGGCATTGTCTGATAGCATCTCTCTGCGTACGCTGCGCACTCTTCAAACTAAATAGACTGAAAAATATGCCCAGTTAACAGCTTCCAAATAAGGCTGTGTTTCACACAATCATTCAGGTGAGAGTCTCTGAGTGCAGCCCTGCCAATCAGGCAGCTCCTCTGGATTAGAATGAGCTCATGCTGCAGCCGATTGGCCGAGCCGAGCTCGCATGTAAATCCTCTGGGAGTGCATCGCTCCCCGGGACCCCTCCCACTTCATCCTCTGGATGTCTGCAGCTCAGTTGGAGGATGTGTTCTTTGTACAAGAGCTGTGTAATACAGCAGATAGCTCCCCAAAAGGGCACACAGTCATTATGTGTGGTTTGTATTAATGCATATTCACGTCATGTTTGACTACGCGCATATGTGTGCGGAGGGCTGAGGTAATCTTCATGACATGACGTGATGTTTGGAAGCGGACATTGTGTCAACCAGACTCATAAAATATTCAGTGAAGTTCATTCACATAAATCCACAGAGGGGAGTCAATGGAGACCATATGTGATATGAACAAGAACAAAATAAACTGATGACGCCGTTCTAGATTTGTCCTGGTAAATTGTTAATGAGCCCTTGAATAAAGCAAAAAGAGTGCCGGGAAATGTGCCATTTTATTCTCTTATTGACTTGTAACTGGAAGAAAGAAAGGCTaaacaataacttttttccCACTGTCCCAGACTTTTTACTAGCCCTGTCCTATGCCACGATCACAAAAATTAtagattttattatatttaatatacactTGTACATTAGATAATACAcatattaaatatcaaataatatacattttaaattaataaatagatctatacaggtggagctggggaaggtggagggtttctgaagcgcgttgcactgctaaggcaatgctaccaaagcattttgaaggttgagcacgtaagctcattggctactgatacagcaggaaccaatcagctgtgtcctatagataaaaatgtgattacgagcaggttgagttaaaggacctattagcctgtgccatctagagtttcatgacagaactttgtgtatatataatctatttaacaatttaaaaaaaaaatatatatatagtttttaatttgCAATAATATATGACATTTTTTACAGCTAATGTAGCTCCATGACAGCTATGAACATCATAAATgctttaagtaaataaattcaCAATATAACATAAATGGCAGAGGACTGCA contains:
- the LOC127517499 gene encoding cAMP-specific 3',5'-cyclic phosphodiesterase 4D-like isoform X8, which produces MASNKFKRMLNRELTHLSEMSRSGNQVSEFISSTFLDKQHEVEMPSPQSQKDKEKKKRPMSQISGVKKLTHSSSLTNCNIPRFGVKTETEDELAKELEDVNKWGLNVFKVSEFSGNRPLTVMMHTIFQERDLLKTFKIPLDTFITYLMTLEDHYHADVAYHNNIHAADVTQSTHVLLSTPALEAVFTDLEILAAIFASAIHDVDHPGVSNQFLINTNSELALMYNDSSVLENHHLAVGFKLLQEENCDIFQNLNKKQRQSLRKMVIDIVLATDMSKHMNLLADLKTMVETKKVTSSGVLLLDNYSDRIQVLQNMVHCADLSNPTKPLQLYRQWTDRIMEEFFSQGDRERERGMEISPMCDKHNASVEKSQVGFIDYIVHPLWETWADLVHPDAQDILDTLEDNREWYQSTIPQSPSPALDTNSEGRRATGQEKFQFELTLEEDGESDTEKDSGSPPDEEEEEEEEEEEEEEEEENSCSDSKTLCTQDSECTEIPLDEQVGDGQEDEEDEEDENEEEQELSEPCVLEEEEEEEDDNTANT
- the LOC127517499 gene encoding cAMP-specific 3',5'-cyclic phosphodiesterase 4D-like isoform X7; translated protein: MPEANYLLSVSWGYIKFKRMLNRELTHLSEMSRSGNQVSEFISSTFLDKQHEVEMPSPQSQKDKEKKKRPMSQISGVKKLTHSSSLTNCNIPRFGVKTETEDELAKELEDVNKWGLNVFKVSEFSGNRPLTVMMHTIFQERDLLKTFKIPLDTFITYLMTLEDHYHADVAYHNNIHAADVTQSTHVLLSTPALEAVFTDLEILAAIFASAIHDVDHPGVSNQFLINTNSELALMYNDSSVLENHHLAVGFKLLQEENCDIFQNLNKKQRQSLRKMVIDIVLATDMSKHMNLLADLKTMVETKKVTSSGVLLLDNYSDRIQVLQNMVHCADLSNPTKPLQLYRQWTDRIMEEFFSQGDRERERGMEISPMCDKHNASVEKSQVGFIDYIVHPLWETWADLVHPDAQDILDTLEDNREWYQSTIPQSPSPALDTNSEGRRATGQEKFQFELTLEEDGESDTEKDSGSPPDEEEEEEEEEEEEEEEEENSCSDSKTLCTQDSECTEIPLDEQVGDGQEDEEDEEDENEEEQELSEPCVLEEEEEEEDDNTANT